The segment AAAAAGCCGATCGCGACGACTCCGTAGACGACGAACGCCAGTTGCCAGCCGCGCTGCGCGCTGCCGCCGCCGAGCGCGTCAACGATCGGCAGCAGCGTGGCCGAAACGACGAGGTTGGCGGCGAAGGCGAACATGAATTTCACCGAAACGAGTTGCGTGCGGTCCGACGCGGCGGTCGTCATCACCCCCAGCATCGAGGTGTAGGGAATGTTCACCGTCGTGTAGAGCATCATGAGCCCGTTGTAGGTGAGATAGGCCCAGACGAGTTTGCCCATCGGTCCGAGGTTCGGCGTGGTGAACGTGAGCACGCCGAAGATCGCGAACGGCACCGCGCCAAACAGGATGAAAGGGCGGAACTTGCCCCAGCGCGTCTCCGTGCGGTCGGCGAACAGGCCGATGATCGGATCGTTGATGCCGTCCCAGATCCGGCTCACGAGCAGCATCGTGGCGAGCGCGGCGGCGGTGATGCCGAAAATGTCGGTGTAGAAAAACGGCAGGTAGACCATGAACGTCCGCCAGTAGAGGCAGGACGCGAAATCGCCGCAGCCGTAGGCGAGTTTTTCGCGGACGGGGAGCTTGAAGGTCGGGGTGCTCATGGGGTGGATTTCAGGCCGGAGGCAACCAGGCCGGGCAGGTGGAGCCCGCCCGTCGCGGTGGGCTGAAGGAGGGGCGGCGGCTTTAACCGGCCAGGACGGCGGATTCCAACCTGCGGGCTGGTTCGAGTTGGGAGAGGACGCGGATTACGCCGGCGTCGATTCGCCGATCGCGTCGCGGCGGGCCTTCAACTCCGTTTCGATCTGCTGCATTTTTTTCTCGTTCAGCGGATAGAAGAGGATGAGCACGATCGCGAGGATGCCGAACGCCGCCGGGAAGATGCTCATCAGCTTCACCAAACCGTGCAGCGATTCCGGCGTCTGGTCGACATTGGCTTGGAAACCGACGCTGGCCATGAGCCAGAGCGCGACGCCGGCGCCGATCGCCCAGCCTTGTTTTTGGGAAAAGATCGAGGCGGAGAACACGAGACCGGTCGCCCGGCGACCGCGCTTCCATTCGGCGTAGTCGGCGGTGTCGGCATACATGGCCCAGAGCAGCGCGCTGAGCGGGCCGCCGGTGAACGAGCCGATCAGGTTGATTCCAATGATGAGGAACACCTGGCTGGGTTGGAGCAGGTAGTAGGACGCGGTGCTGAGGATCGCGATGATGAACATCCCGATGAACGTCCGCTTGCGGCCGGCCAGCCGAGCGAAGAACGGAATCGCCATGACGCCGAGGAGCGAGGCGAGCTGGCCGCTGGTGTTGAAAATCGAGACGAGGCTTTCGAGATGCCATTCCTGCGTGCCGCCGATCTTCGGCAGCCACGCGGGCAGCGTCACGGTCTGGGTGCCGACGAAATACTTGAAATAGTGCACCGTCACGCTGCTGCGCAGCGCGACGTAGAGGATGAAGGTGATCGTGGTCGCGAGCAGGATCAGCCAAGGAACGTTGGTGATCAGATCGAGCAGGTCGCGGCCGACGGACGTCTTCTGCGCCTTCGGTGGCTGGACGCGCTCCTTCGTGTTGAAGAACGTGATCAGAAAGAAAACAATCGCCGCGACGCCGATCACCACGAACGTCATCTGCCAGCCGCGGGCGTCGTTGCCGTGACCGAAGACCTTGGCCAGTGGCAGCACCGTGGCGGACACGATCATGCCGGCGGCGAAGGCGAAGACGAATTTGATGGAGGAAAGCGTGGTGCGCTCGTTGGGGTTGGGCGTGAGCACGCCGAGCATCGCGGTGTAGGGAATGTTGATCGCGGTGTAGAGCAGCATCAGCCCGTTGTAGGTGATCCACGCCCAGGCGAGTTTACCCGTCGGTCCGAACTCGGGCACCGTGAACGTGAGCACGCCCATGATGGCGAACGGCACGCAGAGCCAGAGCAGGTAAGGCCGGAACTTGCCCCAGCGCGTCTGCGTGCGGTCGGCGATCATCCCCATGACCGGATCGAAGAACGCGTCGACGCTCCGACTCAGCGCGAGCATCGTGCCCGCCGCCGCGGCGGCGATGCCGAAGACGTCCGTGTAGAAGAACGTCAGGTAGACCATGAAGGTCTGCCAGTAGAGGACGGAGGCGAGGTCGCCGAAACCGTAAGAAAGCTTTTCTCTGAGCGGTAAGTGCGAGTCAGCAGTCATAGTGAGGGTGTTGGCCGGACAGGAGCGGCGGACGCGTGGGGGTGATGGGGACGCGGGCCAGCCGCGGGCGCGACTTCAGCGGGAAAAGCCGCGGGCGTCGAGGTGAAGTTGCCGTCCGCTGCGGCGGAAAATTGAGAACGCCAGCCGCGGAATTGAGAAAGGATGCGGCGGTGGAGGGGCGAACGGCTCCATGTGAGCGGGCGGGACGCCCGCGCTCGCAGAGCTCACCCGCGCT is part of the Opitutus terrae PB90-1 genome and harbors:
- a CDS encoding MFS transporter; the protein is MTADSHLPLREKLSYGFGDLASVLYWQTFMVYLTFFYTDVFGIAAAAAGTMLALSRSVDAFFDPVMGMIADRTQTRWGKFRPYLLWLCVPFAIMGVLTFTVPEFGPTGKLAWAWITYNGLMLLYTAINIPYTAMLGVLTPNPNERTTLSSIKFVFAFAAGMIVSATVLPLAKVFGHGNDARGWQMTFVVIGVAAIVFFLITFFNTKERVQPPKAQKTSVGRDLLDLITNVPWLILLATTITFILYVALRSSVTVHYFKYFVGTQTVTLPAWLPKIGGTQEWHLESLVSIFNTSGQLASLLGVMAIPFFARLAGRKRTFIGMFIIAILSTASYYLLQPSQVFLIIGINLIGSFTGGPLSALLWAMYADTADYAEWKRGRRATGLVFSASIFSQKQGWAIGAGVALWLMASVGFQANVDQTPESLHGLVKLMSIFPAAFGILAIVLILFYPLNEKKMQQIETELKARRDAIGESTPA